Proteins from a single region of Pirellulales bacterium:
- a CDS encoding zinc ribbon domain-containing protein: protein MPLYEYTCEKCQSDVELLIRGDERPECPECGSRKLERRLSAPFAHSRGAGSLPIRSEGPMPGGCGRPQCGMGGCQGFDG from the coding sequence ATGCCGCTTTACGAGTACACCTGTGAAAAGTGCCAAAGCGATGTAGAGCTATTGATTCGCGGTGACGAGCGGCCCGAGTGCCCCGAGTGCGGCAGCCGGAAGCTGGAGCGACGCTTGAGCGCTCCGTTTGCGCATTCGCGTGGGGCCGGCAGCTTGCCCATTCGTTCGGAGGGTCCTATGCCCGGCGGTTGCGGCAGGCCGCAATGCGGTATGGGGGGCTGCCAGGGGTTTGACGGGTAA
- a CDS encoding nucleotide sugar dehydrogenase — translation MIRARTAKIGIIGLGYVGLPLARIFVEHGFEVLGFDVDQAKVDRLRAGESYIGHISGQWIAESVANSSFRPTADMRVLAEADAILMCVPTPLSESRDPDLSFVESTARQIAKTLRRGQLVVLESTTYPGTTRDIVLPILAERGLCVEEDFFLAYSPEREDPGNPQFQAGKIPKIVGGLGPRSTRLAHLLYSGVIVQALPVTSAEVAEACKILENTYRAVNIALVNELKVLFDRMGIDVWEVIDAAKTKPFGFQAFYPGPGLGGHCIPIDPFYLSWLARKYGLPTRFIELAGEVNTQMPEYVVQRLVEALNDQCKPVRDSKICILGVAYKKDVDDPRESPSFVLMELLRQRGATLSYNDPHVPSLPKMRHHPHLPAMSSSELTPEFLAAQDCVLIATDHSRYDYDFIVQHSRLVIDTRNATRQVTTGRDKIRKA, via the coding sequence ATGATTCGCGCCCGAACGGCGAAAATCGGGATCATCGGCCTCGGCTACGTTGGTCTGCCGCTAGCGCGCATCTTTGTTGAACATGGTTTCGAGGTGCTCGGATTTGACGTCGACCAGGCCAAGGTCGATCGCCTCCGCGCCGGCGAGAGCTATATCGGCCATATCAGCGGCCAATGGATCGCCGAAAGCGTCGCCAACTCCAGCTTTCGCCCCACGGCCGACATGCGCGTGCTCGCCGAGGCCGACGCGATACTCATGTGCGTGCCGACGCCACTCAGCGAAAGTCGCGATCCCGATCTCTCGTTCGTCGAGTCGACTGCGCGGCAAATCGCCAAGACCTTGCGCCGCGGTCAACTCGTCGTACTAGAAAGCACCACCTATCCCGGCACCACGCGAGATATTGTCCTCCCAATCCTGGCCGAACGCGGACTGTGCGTCGAGGAAGACTTCTTCCTCGCCTACAGTCCAGAACGCGAAGACCCGGGCAATCCGCAATTCCAAGCCGGCAAGATACCCAAGATCGTCGGCGGCCTAGGCCCGCGCAGCACCCGTTTGGCTCACCTTCTATACAGCGGTGTCATCGTTCAGGCCCTCCCCGTCACTAGCGCGGAAGTCGCCGAGGCCTGCAAAATCCTCGAAAACACCTACCGCGCCGTCAACATCGCGCTGGTCAACGAGCTCAAGGTGCTCTTCGATCGCATGGGCATCGATGTCTGGGAAGTGATCGACGCCGCCAAGACCAAGCCGTTTGGATTCCAAGCGTTTTACCCAGGTCCTGGCCTGGGTGGCCATTGTATTCCCATCGATCCGTTCTACCTCAGTTGGCTCGCCCGCAAATATGGCCTGCCCACTCGTTTCATCGAACTCGCCGGCGAAGTCAACACGCAGATGCCAGAATACGTCGTGCAGCGACTGGTCGAAGCGCTGAACGATCAATGCAAACCGGTGCGAGACAGCAAGATTTGCATTCTCGGCGTTGCCTACAAAAAGGATGTCGACGATCCTCGCGAGAGCCCATCGTTTGTGTTGATGGAACTGCTGCGTCAGCGCGGCGCAACGCTTTCGTACAACGATCCACACGTTCCGTCGCTGCCCAAGATGCGACATCACCCGCACTTGCCCGCCATGTCCAGTTCCGAGCTGACGCCAGAATTCCTGGCGGCGCAAGACTGCGTGCTCATCGCCACCGACCATTCGCGCTATGACTACGATTTCATCGTCCAGCACTCGCGACTGGTGATCGACACCCGCAACGCCACGCGTCAAGTGACCACAGGGCGTGACAAGATCCGCAAGGCGTAA
- a CDS encoding antitermination protein NusG, giving the protein MPILAHEPSLYPSDLFQRPAPAQSGSRWWALHTKPRQEKCLARYLHQAGTPFYLPLVPKRRVQNGRKLESHIPLFTSYVFLLGTEEQRLDCLSTNRVTQVIEVIEQGQLLTDLAQIQRLIEANAPLTLEQRIEAGQRVRVKSGSLMGLEGMVLARRKESRLLVAVQFLQQGVSVEVDDFTLEPLD; this is encoded by the coding sequence ATGCCGATTTTGGCCCACGAGCCGAGCCTATATCCGTCTGATCTGTTTCAGCGGCCGGCGCCGGCGCAAAGTGGAAGTCGCTGGTGGGCGCTGCATACCAAGCCGCGGCAGGAGAAGTGCCTGGCTCGCTATCTGCATCAGGCGGGCACGCCATTCTATCTGCCGTTGGTCCCCAAGCGGCGCGTGCAGAACGGGCGCAAGCTGGAATCGCACATTCCGCTGTTCACCAGTTATGTCTTTCTGCTGGGGACTGAAGAGCAACGGCTTGATTGCCTCTCGACCAACCGTGTGACACAGGTGATTGAGGTCATTGAGCAGGGGCAATTGCTGACCGATCTGGCGCAGATTCAGCGTTTGATCGAAGCCAACGCCCCGCTGACCCTGGAGCAGCGCATCGAGGCTGGACAGCGTGTGCGAGTGAAAAGCGGCTCGCTGATGGGGCTGGAGGGAATGGTGTTGGCGCGGCGCAAGGAATCGCGGCTCTTGGTGGCGGTGCAGTTTCTGCAACAAGGGGTGTCGGTGGAAGTCGACGACTTCACGCTTGAACCGCTGGACTAG